A window from Saccharomyces eubayanus strain FM1318 chromosome XIV, whole genome shotgun sequence encodes these proteins:
- the SAM50 gene encoding SAM complex subunit SAM50 yields the protein MTLASEMSDEISLDNPTPIFNEGNASKPIRVAGVVTTGTDNIDPTVLQSYLDDTILKSITLGQLVKNADVLNKRLCQHHIALDAKQSFHFQDYKYISDEKGIHDMVPLMEVVSQLDVLPPKTFTAKTGTNFGNDNDAEAYLQFEKLIDKKYLKLPTRVNLELLRGTKIHSSFLFNSYSSLSPQSILNLKLFSQFYNWNSNKGLDIGQRGARLSLRYEPLFLHPLLHNPYSDERPTLFHEWFLESCWRSSKICSPGTSAPYMYSDTMLSQAGDQLRTVLGHTFVLDKRNHFMCPTKGSMLKWSNELSPGKHWKTQLELNNVKSWLSDDFITFSTTFKTGYLKNISSQQSLPVHICDKFQSGGPNDIRSFQTFGLGPRDLYDAIGGDAFVSYGVSVFSRLPWKKVQKSNFRLHWFFNGGKLINHGNMSLSNCIGQLSKEHSTSTGIGLVLRHPMARFELNFSLPIAAHENDLMRKGFQFGIGLAFL from the coding sequence ATGACGTTAGCCTCTGAAATGAGCGATGAGATTTCCTTAGACAACCCGACACCTATATTTAATGAAGGTAATGCTTCAAAGCCAATTAGGGTTGCCGGCGTCGTAACAACGGGGACAGATAATATCGACCCTACCGTGCTACAAAGTTACCTAGACGATACTATTTTGAAATCCATTACTTTAGGTCAGCTGGTGAAAAATGCAGACGTGCTAAACAAAAGGTTGTGTCAACATCATATTGCTTTGGATGCTAAGCAGTCGTTTCACTTCCAAGATTACAAATATATTTCTGATGAAAAAGGCATACACGACATGGTACCCTTGATGGAAGTTGTATCACAATTGGATGTACTACCTCCTAAAACATTTACAGCAAAGACAGGTACGAATTTTGGCAACGATAACGATGCAGAAGCTTATTTACAATTCGAAAAGCTAATCGATAAGAAGTACTTAAAATTGCCCACGAGGGTGAATTTGGAACTACTGAGAGGTACAAAAATACactcttctttcttgttcaactcttattcttctctttctccCCAATCGATTTTGAACTTAAAACTCTTTAGTCAGTTCTATAATTGGAATTCAAACAAAGGTTTGGATATCGGCCAAAGGGGAGCAAGGTTAAGTTTGAGGTATGAACCACTGTTTTTACACCCACTTTTACACAATCCATACTCGGATGAACGCCCTACGTTGTTTCATGAATGGTTCCTAGAGTCTTGTTGGAGATCTTCCAAGATATGTTCACCAGGAACTAGCGCACCATATATGTATTCAGATACAATGTTATCTCAAGCAGGCGATCAATTAAGGACCGTATTGGGTCATACATTCGTCCTGGACAAGAGGAATCATTTTATGTGTCCTACAAAGGGTTCAATGCTAAAATGGAGTAATGAACTTTCACCAGGAAAACACTGGAAGACCCAACTAGAATTGAACAACGTAAAGAGTTGGTTAAGTGACGATTTCATTACTTTCTCTACCACTTTTAAAACAGGATACCTGAAAAATATATCTTCACAACAATCTTTGCCTGTACATATATGTGATAAATTTCAGAGTGGTGGACCAAATGACATCAGAAGTTTCCAAACATTTGGGTTAGGCCCAAGAGATTTATATGATGCCATAGGTGGCGATGCTTTTGTTTCATATGGAGTTAGTGTTTTTTCTCGGTTACCTTGGAAGAAAGTCCAAAAATCGAACTTTAGGTTACATTGGTTTTTCAATGGGGGTAAATTAATCAATCATGGCAATATGTCTCTAAGCAACTGCATCGGTCAGCTTTCTAAGGAACATTCTACCTCTACAGGTATCGGACTTGTGCTAAGGCATCCCATGGCTAGATTTGAACTAAACTTCAGCTTACCTATTGCCGCCCACGAAAACGATTTAATGAGAAAGGGATTTCAGTTCGGAATTGGTTTGGCATTTTTGTGA